The Kineococcus mangrovi region CGCGGCATCGCGGCCGACGCCGTCCTGCCCGACGCGGTCGAGATCGCGCGCACGGTCGAGCACGACCCGCTGCGGCAGGGCCCGCACGTCGTGACCGGCCCCGTCCACGTGCGCGGCGCCCGCCCCGGCGACGTGCTGTCGGTGACGGTCGAGGAGCTCGTCCTGCGCGCCGACTTCGGGGTGGTCAGCAACCGGCACGGCCGCGGCGCCCTGCCCGGGGAGTTCCCCCGCGACGGGCAGGACGTCGTCTCGGTGCTCGCCCGCGTCGAGACCGACCCGCGGACCGGCGCCCGCTGCGGGGCGATGCCCGTCGCCGCGGGGTCGCGGGCCCGGGTCCGGTTCCCGCTGCGCCCCTTCCTCGGCCTGGTCGGGGTCGGCACCCCCGGGCCCGAGCACCTGCACTCGGTCCCCCCGGGGATGCACGGCGGGAACCTCGACGTGTCCGTCCTCGGCGCCGGGTCGACGCTCCACCTGCCGGTGCAGGTGGAGGGCGCCCTGTTCCACGCCGGGGACCCGCACTACGCCCAGGGCGACGGCGAGGTCGCGCTGACGGCGTTCGAGGCCCCGCTGCGCGCCCGGCTCCGCCTCGACCTCGTGCCCGAGGCCGCCGTCCGCGTCCGCGACGTGCTGTGGGGGGAGACCCCGGAGTTCCTCGTGCCGATCGGTCTCGACGTCGACCTCGACGAGGCCGCGCGGCGCGCCGTCCGCACCGCCGTCGCGCTGCTCGCCGACCTCGGGATGGACCCGGCCCACGCCCTCGCGTACCTGTCCGCCGCCGGCGACTTCGCCGTCTCCCAGGTCGTCGACCGCGTCAGCGGGGTGCACGGCCTGATCCGCAAGGCCGACCTCGCCGACCTCACCGGCTGACCCACCGCACCGGCTGACCGACCGGGGGCCTGCGGGGGATCTGCGGGGACGCCGGGACGCCCCGACCCGCGGGTGCGGGCCGGGGCGTCCCGGTGGTGCGGGGTCCTCAGCGCAGGTCGAAGCGGTCCAGCTCCATGACCTTCTGCCACGCCGCGGCGAAGTGCCGCACGAACAGCTCCTTCGCGTCGT contains the following coding sequences:
- a CDS encoding acetamidase/formamidase family protein codes for the protein MTVHLLPSTPGTVRWGDLPRAGDRSVLTVDPGDVVVVDTVSHEGILEDQGRDPLAFFTARGIAADAVLPDAVEIARTVEHDPLRQGPHVVTGPVHVRGARPGDVLSVTVEELVLRADFGVVSNRHGRGALPGEFPRDGQDVVSVLARVETDPRTGARCGAMPVAAGSRARVRFPLRPFLGLVGVGTPGPEHLHSVPPGMHGGNLDVSVLGAGSTLHLPVQVEGALFHAGDPHYAQGDGEVALTAFEAPLRARLRLDLVPEAAVRVRDVLWGETPEFLVPIGLDVDLDEAARRAVRTAVALLADLGMDPAHALAYLSAAGDFAVSQVVDRVSGVHGLIRKADLADLTG